A genomic region of Aeropyrum pernix K1 contains the following coding sequences:
- a CDS encoding asparagine synthase C-terminal domain-containing protein: MSWSLCRGYALRLAEIVARESRGCGCITLSGGIDTSFVAAVHPKRRVLRAFTVDLGGSDVRYARLAAERLGLKDHIIVNPGLDDFSKAVDWVLRSMEVIDPVEVAASSIHYIALSAAAGEGCGCVLSGDGGDELFLGYSFLLDKSIGYLEEWRRRMAREARLPTVEVARMLGVDVIAPLYSRESRRLALETPLECLVKGRWGKWMIRMLLDELGLREIAFRDKAPVTEGSGSLAALKSLATAMGGGEGAGAGLDFNPPTMLHSFLAHRLKNLKGRLPPKASQEKRACPVCGRELRRGWCRFCGATVSPQGVATHYTGD; the protein is encoded by the coding sequence TTGAGCTGGAGCTTATGCAGGGGGTATGCATTGAGGCTTGCAGAAATAGTGGCTAGAGAGTCGAGGGGGTGCGGATGTATAACACTCTCCGGCGGGATAGACACTAGCTTCGTAGCCGCGGTACACCCTAAAAGGAGGGTGCTAAGGGCGTTCACCGTGGATCTGGGTGGGAGTGACGTTCGCTACGCCAGGCTTGCGGCGGAGAGGCTGGGTTTAAAGGACCATATCATAGTTAATCCCGGTCTCGACGATTTCTCCAAAGCTGTTGACTGGGTCTTAAGATCCATGGAGGTTATAGACCCGGTCGAGGTAGCAGCCTCGTCGATACACTATATAGCCCTTTCAGCGGCGGCGGGGGAGGGCTGCGGCTGCGTCCTGTCTGGCGATGGCGGCGACGAGCTCTTCCTAGGCTATAGCTTCCTGCTAGACAAGAGTATTGGGTATCTGGAGGAGTGGAGGAGGCGTATGGCGAGGGAGGCGAGGCTACCCACAGTAGAGGTTGCCAGGATGCTTGGAGTAGACGTCATAGCCCCTCTCTACAGCCGGGAGTCTAGGAGGCTGGCGCTTGAGACGCCGTTGGAGTGTCTTGTCAAGGGTAGATGGGGTAAGTGGATGATCAGGATGCTGCTAGACGAGCTAGGCTTGAGGGAGATAGCATTCAGAGATAAAGCCCCCGTGACAGAGGGGTCCGGATCTCTGGCGGCCCTAAAGTCCCTGGCTACAGCCATGGGGGGCGGCGAGGGAGCAGGAGCCGGGCTGGACTTCAACCCTCCTACTATGCTACACTCTTTCCTTGCCCACAGGCTCAAGAACCTCAAGGGCCGCCTCCCCCCGAAGGCCTCGCAGGAGAAAAGAGCGTGCCCAGTCTGTGGAAGAGAGCTTAGGAGGGGGTGGTGCAGGTTCTGCGGAGCTACCGTCTCACCCCAAGGCGTTGCTACACACTATACTGGTGATTAG
- a CDS encoding AIR synthase family protein, whose translation MHGKSGDWIGKLPLSNLARILQQAGRRRAGSTRVGPSVGEDAAIVSLGPIDLVMHLDPITEAGALAGWLAVHVAANDIAVTGARPRWEMLAVLMPPGSSEDSLASLLGDAVRAAEEIGVEIVGGHTEAAPGVPRPIIVAAAAGITCGGCTTPTSAARPGDLVLQVKPAAIEGTAIIATDFADMLRSRGVGEDAIAGARMLASRVSIVEEAIELAEAGVVRAMHDPTEGGVLGGLVEMALASRTVIEVEEDKIIVGEATRIVASALGIDPLRLISSGTLLATVPPDKAGEARYVLEELGVEYSFIGRVAARSGEPALRLSSRGRVKTFREPPMDEIARLHASKGPG comes from the coding sequence TTGCACGGGAAGAGTGGTGACTGGATAGGGAAGCTGCCGCTCTCAAACCTAGCCAGGATACTCCAGCAGGCGGGCAGGAGGAGGGCGGGATCAACCCGCGTCGGCCCCTCTGTGGGAGAGGACGCCGCCATCGTCAGCCTAGGTCCCATAGACCTGGTTATGCACCTTGACCCCATAACAGAGGCGGGCGCTCTCGCCGGCTGGCTAGCCGTTCACGTGGCGGCCAATGACATAGCAGTCACGGGAGCACGTCCCAGGTGGGAAATGCTTGCCGTGCTCATGCCCCCGGGCTCCAGCGAGGATAGCCTCGCCTCCCTGCTCGGCGACGCTGTTAGGGCGGCCGAGGAAATAGGCGTCGAGATAGTAGGCGGCCACACTGAGGCGGCGCCAGGTGTACCCAGGCCTATCATAGTGGCGGCTGCAGCCGGGATAACGTGTGGGGGATGCACAACGCCAACCAGCGCGGCGAGGCCCGGAGACCTGGTTCTCCAGGTCAAGCCAGCCGCCATTGAGGGTACAGCCATAATAGCGACCGACTTCGCCGACATGCTTAGAAGCCGGGGCGTCGGCGAGGACGCTATAGCCGGGGCTAGAATGCTGGCCTCCAGGGTTAGCATAGTAGAGGAGGCTATAGAGCTGGCTGAGGCGGGTGTGGTCAGGGCGATGCACGATCCCACGGAGGGAGGGGTCCTCGGCGGCCTGGTGGAGATGGCCCTGGCGTCCAGGACTGTTATAGAGGTGGAGGAGGATAAGATAATCGTGGGGGAGGCTACCAGGATAGTGGCCAGCGCACTAGGCATAGACCCTCTGCGGCTCATAAGCAGCGGCACCCTCCTGGCCACAGTGCCTCCTGACAAGGCTGGCGAGGCCAGGTATGTTCTCGAAGAGCTAGGTGTCGAGTACTCGTTCATAGGCAGAGTAGCCGCCAGGTCAGGAGAGCCTGCTCTAAGGCTCTCCAGCCGGGGCAGGGTTAAGACGTTCAGGGAGCCTCCTATGGATGAGATAGCGAGGCTCCACGCCTCCAAGGGCCCAGGCTAA
- a CDS encoding methionine synthase: MSHSYSVPKKFPTTVVGSYPKIGPASEAIKKRRAGEISEEEFHRIARESIRMVVEDYIWAGVDIISDGEQTREDMVVYFAERLEGYREGDWVRVFDNVYFRKPIVAGRVRWVRPMIIEDWEYARSISAGRPVKFIITGPYTMLEWSFDLHYGDRRELIFDLARAIRREIDEALARGAEYIQVDEPALSTRPFKEEAELLKEALDIIFKGVGAKRIVHICYGELERILPYILDYPVDQFDLEMKNSNFRLLPYLKEYGYDKEIGYGVIDVHSFQVESVGEVKEAIDRLMKMDIVGPEKVYVDPDCGLKRLPRDVARAKLKNMVEAARLAREEW, from the coding sequence GTGTCCCACAGCTATTCAGTGCCCAAGAAGTTCCCAACTACAGTAGTGGGTAGCTACCCGAAGATAGGGCCTGCCTCCGAGGCCATTAAGAAGAGGAGGGCAGGGGAGATTAGCGAGGAGGAGTTCCACAGGATTGCGAGGGAGTCTATAAGGATGGTGGTAGAGGACTACATCTGGGCTGGAGTCGATATCATAAGCGACGGCGAGCAGACGAGGGAGGACATGGTTGTGTATTTCGCGGAGAGGCTTGAGGGCTATAGGGAGGGAGATTGGGTCAGAGTGTTCGACAACGTGTACTTCAGGAAGCCCATAGTCGCAGGGAGGGTAAGGTGGGTAAGGCCGATGATAATAGAGGATTGGGAGTACGCGCGGAGCATAAGCGCCGGAAGGCCGGTGAAGTTCATAATAACCGGGCCCTACACTATGCTGGAGTGGAGTTTCGACCTCCACTATGGAGACAGGAGGGAACTCATATTCGACCTCGCCAGGGCTATAAGGAGGGAGATAGATGAGGCGCTCGCCCGCGGCGCAGAGTACATACAGGTCGACGAGCCCGCCCTCTCCACCAGGCCCTTCAAAGAGGAGGCAGAGCTGCTGAAGGAGGCCCTGGATATAATATTCAAGGGGGTTGGTGCCAAGAGGATAGTGCACATATGCTACGGGGAGCTGGAGAGGATACTACCCTATATACTCGACTACCCTGTCGACCAGTTCGATCTAGAGATGAAGAACAGCAACTTCAGGCTCCTCCCCTACCTGAAGGAGTATGGGTATGACAAGGAGATAGGATACGGCGTTATCGACGTCCACAGCTTCCAGGTGGAGAGTGTAGGTGAGGTTAAAGAGGCGATAGACAGGCTGATGAAAATGGATATCGTGGGTCCTGAGAAGGTTTACGTAGACCCCGACTGCGGTCTCAAGAGGCTTCCCAGGGATGTGGCCAGGGCGAAGCTGAAGAATATGGTGGAGGCAGCAAGGCTTGCACGGGAAGAGTGGTGA
- a CDS encoding methylcobalamin--homocysteine methyltransferase codes for MIIQGQVLGGYPRSRYVRRALRRLEQGEISAVELMGVLNQASSAVIGAQVSQGFPYVVDGMLDWHDIFRPFAEAWRNVTPTGLLRYFDNNFFYRIPLFTGEPEPTDPVLAPRVLSYSQVAEPAKLKVVVPGPVTFTLMSRNESGISDEELAEAIANLLADEVEKAVKAGAGFVQVDEPILSEPKATRDHALLAAELAGVIASRSGSAETMLSVYFYPPKPEVYEALLEARVDYLMVDLVAAGSKGLEVITGKGAGEGLALGVIDARSIYSESLEKVEAPVRRIVESVKPEKIILTTSTWLDLIPYRYALRKTALLGRYTYALAEKLGAQIAVAGGE; via the coding sequence ATGATTATCCAGGGCCAGGTCCTGGGGGGTTATCCCAGGAGCAGGTATGTCAGGAGGGCTTTAAGGAGGCTGGAGCAGGGTGAGATATCGGCTGTAGAGCTGATGGGGGTTCTGAACCAGGCCTCCTCAGCAGTCATAGGAGCCCAGGTTTCGCAGGGTTTCCCTTATGTTGTCGACGGGATGCTAGACTGGCACGACATATTTAGGCCGTTCGCAGAAGCGTGGAGGAACGTAACCCCCACAGGCCTCCTGAGGTATTTCGACAATAACTTCTTCTACCGCATACCGCTTTTCACGGGAGAGCCGGAGCCGACTGATCCTGTGCTGGCGCCTAGGGTTCTCTCCTACTCCCAGGTTGCTGAGCCTGCGAAGCTCAAGGTTGTTGTGCCGGGGCCCGTGACCTTCACCCTAATGTCGAGGAACGAGTCCGGCATATCAGACGAGGAGCTGGCTGAAGCTATAGCTAACCTTCTGGCTGACGAGGTTGAGAAGGCTGTTAAGGCGGGAGCCGGCTTTGTCCAGGTAGACGAGCCTATCCTCTCAGAGCCAAAGGCTACTAGGGACCATGCACTGCTCGCCGCAGAGCTGGCAGGGGTCATAGCTTCGAGGTCAGGGAGCGCCGAAACAATGTTATCCGTATACTTCTACCCTCCCAAGCCCGAGGTCTACGAGGCGCTGCTAGAAGCTAGGGTGGACTACCTAATGGTTGATCTAGTGGCGGCAGGGTCGAAGGGGTTAGAGGTTATAACTGGTAAGGGTGCGGGGGAGGGGTTGGCACTGGGGGTTATAGATGCGCGCAGCATATATAGTGAAAGCCTAGAGAAGGTCGAGGCGCCAGTCAGAAGGATTGTGGAGAGCGTGAAGCCGGAGAAGATTATACTAACAACGTCGACGTGGCTTGATCTCATACCATACAGGTACGCCCTCAGGAAGACCGCGCTCCTCGGCCGCTACACATATGCTCTAGCAGAAAAGCTTGGCGCCCAAATAGCTGTTGCGGGGGGTGAGTAG
- a CDS encoding OBG GTPase family GTP-binding protein, whose protein sequence is MPANLPPEAKAKLAKYSDARSVEEKIQALEEFISAVPKHKGTENLLLWARRRLAELREELEEKRKRRVGGGPSFFVEKSGAGQAVLIGPPNSGKSSILAALTNAKPEVADYPFTTRMPRAGMLPYEDIQFQIVDTPPLLPGSGSSVNNRVLGLARNADAIILVFSLDDPNLVETIDAVVREVEDRGIVITRRRGLARIMKSREVTGVRIEGPGRLTDATEDDVRRLLSQYRIYNAIVYIEGDVSLDDVESAVYINLVRKPALAILNKADLPGAREAAEPAVKRLGEIGIDTIVASALRGDGLGEIAPRLFRMLDIVRVYTKQPNKEPDKDPLVLHRGSTVMDVAKHIHKDLVRRFKYARVWGKSVKYPGQRVGPEHVVEDGDIVEIHVR, encoded by the coding sequence TTGCCTGCCAATCTGCCTCCCGAGGCTAAGGCTAAGCTCGCCAAATACAGTGACGCCAGGAGTGTGGAGGAGAAGATACAAGCCTTAGAGGAGTTTATAAGCGCCGTGCCGAAGCACAAGGGAACCGAGAACCTACTCCTCTGGGCCAGGAGAAGGCTGGCCGAGCTTAGGGAAGAGCTTGAAGAGAAGAGGAAGAGGCGTGTAGGCGGTGGGCCGAGCTTCTTCGTCGAGAAGAGCGGCGCAGGCCAGGCAGTTCTAATAGGCCCTCCTAACTCGGGGAAGAGCAGCATTCTCGCCGCCCTGACTAACGCGAAGCCCGAGGTAGCCGACTACCCCTTCACCACGCGCATGCCCCGGGCGGGCATGCTGCCCTACGAAGATATACAGTTTCAAATAGTCGACACGCCCCCGCTGCTGCCGGGGAGCGGCTCCTCGGTTAACAATAGAGTTTTAGGCCTGGCTAGGAACGCCGACGCCATAATACTGGTGTTCTCCCTGGACGACCCTAACCTGGTTGAGACTATAGACGCTGTGGTTAGGGAGGTTGAGGATAGGGGTATAGTCATCACCAGGAGGCGAGGGTTGGCGAGGATCATGAAGTCCCGGGAGGTTACTGGCGTTAGGATAGAGGGGCCCGGGCGTCTTACCGATGCTACGGAGGATGACGTTAGGAGGCTGCTATCGCAGTATAGGATATACAACGCCATAGTATATATTGAGGGCGATGTGAGCCTTGACGATGTTGAATCGGCAGTATACATTAACCTCGTCAGGAAGCCTGCCCTAGCCATACTGAATAAGGCGGACCTGCCGGGGGCTCGGGAAGCTGCGGAGCCAGCTGTCAAGAGGCTAGGCGAGATAGGCATCGACACCATAGTAGCCTCAGCCCTGAGGGGCGACGGCCTCGGTGAGATCGCCCCTAGGCTCTTCAGGATGCTTGATATAGTCAGGGTGTATACTAAGCAGCCTAACAAGGAGCCGGATAAGGACCCCCTCGTGCTACACCGGGGCTCTACCGTGATGGACGTTGCCAAACACATTCACAAGGACCTGGTGAGGAGGTTCAAGTACGCCAGGGTGTGGGGTAAGAGTGTTAAGTACCCCGGCCAGAGGGTGGGGCCGGAGCATGTTGTGGAAGACGGGGATATTGTTGAGATACATGTGAGGTGA
- a CDS encoding carbon-nitrogen hydrolase family protein: MPKALRVAVVQPAPVNNDPSHPGNPLKAAGLVTRASRLDPDIVVFPEYFPFHESRGFLDAVADSGVYVVAGIAYREGGRLYNTATIYSPEGYPLYRQRKRYVGRLERRLWGFDRWSGDYGVVDIGGVKLGVAVCADFWSFPEAALELFLGGADLFINPSYMFSMEGHWIKANLSRALDFYTPVVGVDMASFPLSTKRYTFRGGGLSHVIVPPSTGDEANRWWVSGASTADGWVRLKLGSGEDMGVYTIDVQGVYSWRRDWWRRMRGVELEEWMREARKRHRAAVLVDSRRPHQVGGQTG; encoded by the coding sequence ATGCCTAAGGCTCTTAGGGTTGCTGTCGTCCAGCCCGCGCCAGTCAACAATGATCCCTCACACCCTGGAAACCCTCTCAAAGCCGCTGGACTGGTTACGAGGGCCTCTCGCCTGGATCCGGATATAGTGGTTTTCCCCGAGTATTTTCCATTCCACGAGTCAAGGGGTTTTCTAGATGCAGTAGCCGATTCAGGAGTGTACGTTGTGGCGGGGATAGCCTATAGAGAGGGTGGGAGGCTGTATAACACGGCAACCATCTACTCGCCTGAGGGGTATCCTCTGTACAGGCAGAGGAAGAGGTATGTTGGGAGGCTTGAGAGGAGGCTCTGGGGCTTCGACAGGTGGAGTGGCGACTACGGGGTTGTCGATATAGGAGGGGTCAAGCTTGGAGTAGCAGTGTGCGCCGACTTCTGGAGTTTCCCCGAGGCCGCCTTGGAGCTTTTTCTGGGAGGGGCGGACTTGTTTATCAATCCTTCATACATGTTCAGCATGGAAGGGCACTGGATAAAGGCAAACCTCTCCAGGGCCCTCGACTTCTACACGCCAGTTGTGGGAGTCGATATGGCCTCTTTCCCACTATCCACTAAACGCTACACATTCCGGGGAGGAGGCCTAAGCCACGTTATAGTTCCGCCCTCGACAGGCGATGAGGCCAACAGGTGGTGGGTATCAGGAGCCTCCACTGCAGACGGTTGGGTAAGGCTCAAGCTGGGTAGCGGGGAGGATATGGGAGTCTACACTATAGACGTCCAGGGGGTTTACAGCTGGAGGAGGGACTGGTGGAGGCGTATGAGGGGCGTGGAGCTGGAGGAGTGGATGAGAGAGGCTAGGAAAAGGCATAGAGCGGCTGTTCTCGTTGATTCCCGGAGACCACATCAAGTGGGGGGGCAGACAGGGTAG
- a CDS encoding NUDIX hydrolase: MPRHRRTPVVRARCIIEREDGRLLVQWDPKKEAYVFPGGRVEYSESIPLCLVREMKEEAGIIVEPDKLLYIVEVLETDQPFHEILFYFTCNYKGNPRSRSKFVQLEWRRPEEFIEKLWPRSLAEVLAKQGKHAKPYYLVIVNGRITFIKSL; this comes from the coding sequence GTGCCTAGACACAGGAGGACGCCGGTGGTGAGGGCCAGATGCATAATAGAGAGGGAGGATGGGAGGCTCCTAGTACAGTGGGATCCCAAGAAGGAGGCCTACGTGTTCCCCGGGGGGAGGGTTGAGTATAGCGAGAGCATACCCCTATGTCTAGTGAGGGAGATGAAGGAGGAGGCGGGCATCATAGTTGAGCCAGACAAGCTCCTCTATATAGTGGAGGTGCTAGAAACAGACCAGCCTTTCCACGAGATACTCTTCTACTTCACATGCAACTACAAGGGTAACCCGAGGAGCCGCAGCAAGTTCGTCCAGCTAGAGTGGAGGAGGCCGGAGGAGTTTATAGAGAAGCTATGGCCCCGTAGCCTCGCCGAGGTCCTAGCCAAACAGGGTAAACATGCAAAGCCCTACTATCTCGTCATAGTGAACGGTAGGATAACGTTCATCAAGAGCCTCTAG
- a CDS encoding ABC transporter ATP-binding protein produces MASVKLEGVWKVFGNVVAVRDVNLYIEDKEFVSILGPSGSGKTTLLYLIAGIYKPSRGRIYFNDVDVTDLPPNKRNIGLVFQNYALYPHMTVYENIAFPLRLRNFGEPAIKEKVLSVAKLLGIEGLLDRYPAQLSGGQQQRVALARALVKEPEVLLLDEPLSNLDALLRIKIRSELKKLQKELGITAIYVTHDQSEALAMADRIAIIASGVIQQVGKPWDVYYKPRNVFVASFIGTPPANLVSVPLDSSRRCLLLPGGGRYCPPRRIAEKLAAVKTNSVILGFRPEVAVLSESPLGDYVSMEAEVYTVETLGRENIVTLLVNGSQVKVIVPPVVEPRPGSRIFINIEEDKVMYFDPETEINVEYLEVPGMEEAIAESAGTLRKQEMEEEWD; encoded by the coding sequence TTGGCTAGTGTGAAGCTCGAGGGTGTTTGGAAGGTTTTTGGTAATGTTGTTGCTGTTAGGGATGTTAACCTCTATATCGAGGATAAGGAGTTCGTCTCCATACTGGGCCCCAGCGGCTCCGGCAAAACTACTCTACTCTACTTGATAGCGGGGATTTACAAGCCTAGTAGGGGTAGGATTTATTTTAATGATGTAGACGTCACCGACTTGCCTCCGAACAAGAGGAACATAGGTCTCGTGTTCCAGAACTACGCCCTCTACCCTCACATGACGGTCTATGAAAACATAGCCTTCCCGCTTAGGCTCAGGAACTTTGGCGAGCCGGCTATAAAGGAGAAGGTATTGAGCGTTGCTAAGCTGCTCGGCATAGAAGGCCTGCTAGACAGGTATCCCGCACAGCTGAGCGGGGGGCAGCAGCAGCGGGTGGCTCTGGCACGTGCTCTTGTTAAGGAGCCCGAGGTCCTGCTCCTCGACGAGCCCCTGAGCAACCTGGACGCCCTACTGAGGATTAAGATAAGGAGTGAGCTGAAGAAGCTGCAGAAAGAACTGGGGATAACCGCCATATACGTGACCCACGACCAGAGCGAGGCCCTGGCTATGGCAGATAGGATTGCCATCATAGCATCCGGGGTTATACAGCAGGTCGGAAAACCCTGGGATGTCTACTATAAGCCCAGGAACGTCTTCGTCGCCAGCTTCATAGGCACGCCTCCAGCCAACCTAGTCTCCGTCCCCCTCGACAGCAGCAGGAGATGCCTCCTGCTACCAGGTGGTGGGCGCTACTGCCCGCCCAGGCGTATAGCCGAGAAGCTAGCGGCTGTGAAGACCAACTCAGTTATACTGGGCTTCCGCCCTGAGGTTGCAGTGCTCTCCGAAAGCCCGCTGGGCGACTACGTGTCCATGGAGGCAGAGGTGTATACGGTCGAGACCCTGGGGCGCGAGAACATAGTGACCTTGCTGGTGAACGGTAGCCAGGTGAAGGTTATCGTGCCGCCCGTGGTAGAGCCCAGGCCCGGCAGCAGGATATTCATCAACATAGAGGAAGATAAGGTGATGTACTTTGACCCGGAGACGGAGATTAATGTAGAGTACCTGGAAGTCCCGGGGATGGAAGAGGCAATAGCGGAGTCTGCGGGCACGCTAAGGAAGCAGGAGATGGAGGAGGAATGGGACTAG
- a CDS encoding adenosylcobalamin-dependent ribonucleoside-diphosphate reductase, translating to MSDEMELKLIQESVYEPSKELKARKSLLARIYGQVADSRRGRDRALNGGLLAPVPGCVEDGGLCGDDFGFTYNAVRVLMARYMVKDEMGRFLETPSMVMRRVALGFRERVDPDRLYRLLVERRFMFNSPTLFNMFVDGARGTLSACYVTPVYDDMDSIMDAATVQAKTFKWGGGQGFSFSELRPRWDVVRGTSGYSSGPMSFMRLYDTVTELVKQGGKRRGANMGIMHVWHPDIYTPGFDPAVALRNSLPPQVQELIDAFSRIIRELGDEGYEVPGELVELVESLSRQGWWTIEDAGFIQAKKPPLQDANLTNFNISVGANDAFMQAVVEGGDWWMVNPRYTASDRAGIYKIHYSISKATGLGRLGTLIEKHPWLLENPYINLFEDVISEALPKALEMLEEQARKTGMPADPRQKNVHAWVAPAREIWREIVEAAWGGGDPGLVYFDNHNKWSPTPWLGAVNATNPCSEQTLYPFEPCNLGSLSVDKYVAGGRFDLERFANDVEFLTEAMDAVIDLNRHPDERQDTANKFTRKIGLGIMGLADALAGLGYPYDSEEAVAFTTILMAGLEVFSWKRSWEMGARLGHAPAFECRMFDWRSLECREKGSPEELAELHTPALVKAGMVARLEGEWLKVRYHSIDLNGPAAEVLEKAFGERFERDGSVRLVRRDALDAVARRVFGISEDMALEALNMGPAAVESPRHLLALAVYKPMEAWRLLREYGRRLGAKAPRNTVTTTIAPTGTISILAGTSSGIEPYFALVYKRQVAVGTFLEVVSRFREDLLKAAEKHGVGRDVLEIVYEEVRRHKGSLRWSLNVLAEKLDGRVDDGFLEELARLARKYATSMDFPLWYHLAHQIAAQLYVDQAISKTVNLPRTATPDDVEASYLAAWLGGLKGFTVYRDESKGRQVIVFGAQEGGRRGRLLRRARKARMALPRRRLNPSEAERDPKLAQVFEVKTVESDEGVTVEMTENSTCKTCHL from the coding sequence ATGAGTGACGAGATGGAGCTTAAGCTTATACAAGAGTCGGTCTACGAGCCTTCAAAGGAGCTTAAGGCCCGCAAGAGCCTGCTGGCAAGGATATACGGCCAGGTCGCTGATTCGCGGCGTGGCAGGGATAGGGCGCTAAACGGCGGCCTCCTAGCCCCGGTACCCGGGTGTGTTGAGGATGGAGGGCTTTGTGGCGACGACTTCGGGTTCACCTATAATGCTGTGAGGGTGCTTATGGCTAGATATATGGTTAAGGATGAGATGGGCCGGTTTCTCGAGACGCCGAGCATGGTGATGAGGAGGGTTGCCTTAGGCTTTAGGGAGAGGGTTGACCCCGACAGGCTGTATAGGCTTCTGGTGGAGCGAAGGTTCATGTTTAACTCGCCCACCCTCTTCAACATGTTTGTGGACGGTGCGAGGGGGACACTCTCAGCCTGCTATGTCACTCCTGTTTATGACGACATGGACTCTATAATGGATGCAGCCACGGTTCAGGCAAAAACCTTCAAGTGGGGCGGGGGCCAGGGCTTCAGCTTCTCCGAGCTCAGGCCCAGGTGGGACGTGGTTAGAGGGACAAGCGGCTATAGCAGCGGTCCCATGAGCTTCATGAGGCTTTACGACACGGTCACGGAGCTCGTCAAGCAAGGTGGTAAGCGTAGAGGCGCCAACATGGGTATAATGCACGTGTGGCATCCTGACATCTACACGCCTGGCTTCGACCCTGCGGTTGCTTTGAGGAACAGCCTGCCACCGCAGGTGCAGGAGCTGATAGACGCGTTCTCCAGGATTATTAGGGAGCTGGGTGATGAGGGCTATGAGGTTCCAGGAGAGCTTGTGGAGCTGGTGGAGAGCCTATCCAGGCAGGGATGGTGGACTATAGAGGACGCCGGTTTCATCCAGGCAAAGAAGCCTCCCTTGCAGGACGCTAACCTAACCAACTTCAATATAAGCGTGGGGGCTAACGACGCGTTTATGCAGGCCGTAGTAGAGGGTGGAGACTGGTGGATGGTAAACCCGAGGTACACGGCCAGCGACAGGGCAGGCATATATAAGATACACTATAGCATATCAAAGGCCACGGGTCTTGGAAGGCTTGGCACCCTAATAGAGAAGCACCCTTGGCTGCTTGAGAACCCCTACATCAACCTGTTTGAAGACGTGATTAGCGAGGCCCTCCCTAAGGCTCTCGAGATGCTTGAGGAGCAGGCTAGGAAGACTGGCATGCCAGCTGACCCGAGGCAGAAGAACGTTCATGCCTGGGTAGCGCCGGCCAGAGAGATTTGGAGGGAGATAGTTGAGGCTGCATGGGGCGGCGGAGACCCTGGCCTCGTGTATTTTGACAACCACAACAAGTGGAGCCCAACACCGTGGTTGGGGGCAGTAAACGCTACAAACCCCTGCTCCGAGCAGACCCTATACCCGTTTGAGCCCTGCAACCTAGGTAGCCTTTCTGTCGACAAATATGTGGCTGGCGGCAGGTTTGACCTGGAAAGGTTTGCCAACGATGTGGAGTTCCTTACTGAGGCCATGGATGCAGTTATAGATTTGAACAGGCATCCGGACGAGAGGCAGGATACTGCCAACAAGTTTACCCGGAAAATAGGTCTTGGTATAATGGGGCTGGCCGACGCCCTGGCAGGCCTCGGCTACCCCTACGACTCTGAGGAGGCCGTCGCGTTCACCACAATACTCATGGCGGGCCTCGAGGTATTCAGCTGGAAGCGGAGCTGGGAGATGGGTGCGAGGCTAGGCCACGCCCCCGCCTTCGAATGTAGGATGTTCGACTGGAGGAGCTTAGAGTGTAGGGAGAAGGGGAGCCCCGAGGAGCTTGCAGAACTCCACACTCCAGCCCTTGTCAAGGCTGGGATGGTGGCGAGGCTCGAGGGGGAGTGGCTGAAGGTTAGGTACCATAGCATCGATCTCAACGGCCCTGCAGCCGAGGTGTTGGAAAAGGCTTTCGGCGAAAGGTTTGAGAGAGATGGTAGTGTGAGGCTCGTCAGAAGGGATGCCCTAGACGCTGTTGCAAGGCGGGTCTTCGGCATATCGGAGGACATGGCGCTGGAAGCGCTTAACATGGGTCCGGCAGCTGTAGAGAGCCCGAGACACCTGCTAGCCCTAGCTGTCTACAAGCCTATGGAGGCGTGGAGGCTGCTTAGGGAGTATGGCAGGAGGCTTGGTGCGAAGGCACCCAGAAACACCGTTACCACGACCATAGCTCCGACGGGCACAATAAGCATTCTAGCCGGCACCAGCAGCGGCATAGAGCCCTACTTCGCCCTGGTCTATAAGAGGCAGGTTGCTGTGGGCACCTTCCTTGAGGTGGTGTCGAGGTTTAGGGAGGACCTGCTCAAGGCCGCTGAGAAGCATGGAGTAGGGAGGGATGTGTTGGAGATAGTTTATGAGGAGGTTAGGAGGCATAAAGGGAGCCTGAGGTGGTCTCTCAACGTTCTAGCCGAGAAGCTTGATGGCAGGGTAGACGACGGTTTCCTGGAGGAGCTGGCAAGGCTTGCCAGGAAATACGCCACAAGCATGGACTTCCCCCTATGGTACCATCTAGCACACCAGATAGCAGCCCAGCTCTACGTAGACCAGGCTATAAGCAAGACTGTAAACCTGCCGAGAACCGCTACGCCCGACGATGTAGAGGCGTCATACCTGGCCGCATGGCTTGGCGGGCTGAAAGGCTTCACAGTCTACAGGGACGAGAGCAAGGGCAGACAGGTCATAGTATTCGGAGCGCAGGAGGGAGGGAGAAGAGGCAGGCTATTAAGGAGGGCTCGGAAGGCTAGGATGGCGCTTCCGAGGAGGAGGCTTAACCCCAGTGAGGCTGAGCGTGATCCGAAGCTAGCCCAGGTGTTTGAGGTGAAGACTGTGGAGAGCGATGAGGGCGTGACGGTAGAGATGACGGAGAACTCAACATGCAAGACCTGCCATCTCTAG